A single Burkholderiales bacterium DNA region contains:
- a CDS encoding RtcB family protein — MDLSRFKRVSDYEWRVEPFGKMRVPAIIYASEALMREMDEKVFEQVTNVATLPGIVKAAYAMPDAHWGYGFPIGGVAAFDPEQGGVVSAGGVGFDISCGVRTLTTGLTVADVEPVKKQLADLLFARIPAGVGSTGSLHLSMEEMDAMLKGGAQWAVKRGYGTEADLERIEERGSMKGAEPGEVSAQAKKRQKDEVGTLGSGNHYLEVQKVAEIYQPTIAAAYGLKEGDVVVSIHCGSRGLGHQIGTEFLRSMALAAKEYGIDLPDRELACAPINSDIGRRYLGAMRAAINCALANRQVITHLAREAFAELFPGARLELLYDVSHNTCKEEVHEVEGRPRRLFVHRKGATRAFGPGRPDLPAVFRDVGQPVLIGGSMGTASYVLAGREESEAHAWGSACHGAGRSMSRVQATKRWSGRQIIDALAARGIEIRSPSLRGVAEEAPEAYKDVSAVVEAADRAGLAHKVAKLVPLVCIKG; from the coding sequence ATGGACCTCTCGCGTTTCAAAAGAGTATCGGACTACGAATGGCGGGTCGAGCCTTTCGGCAAGATGCGGGTGCCCGCCATCATCTATGCCAGCGAGGCGCTGATGCGGGAAATGGACGAGAAGGTGTTCGAGCAGGTGACCAATGTGGCCACACTGCCGGGCATCGTCAAGGCCGCCTATGCCATGCCGGATGCCCACTGGGGCTATGGTTTCCCCATCGGTGGCGTGGCGGCGTTCGATCCCGAGCAGGGTGGGGTGGTTTCCGCCGGTGGGGTGGGCTTCGACATCTCCTGTGGTGTGCGCACCCTCACCACGGGGCTGACCGTGGCCGATGTGGAGCCGGTGAAGAAACAACTCGCGGACCTTCTCTTTGCGCGTATTCCCGCCGGCGTGGGTTCCACCGGCAGCCTTCACCTCAGCATGGAGGAAATGGATGCGATGCTGAAGGGCGGCGCGCAATGGGCGGTGAAGCGGGGCTATGGCACCGAGGCCGACCTGGAGCGCATCGAGGAGCGGGGCTCTATGAAGGGAGCGGAGCCGGGGGAAGTCTCCGCCCAGGCGAAAAAGCGGCAGAAGGACGAGGTGGGCACGCTGGGCTCGGGCAACCATTACCTCGAGGTGCAGAAGGTGGCCGAGATTTATCAGCCCACCATCGCCGCCGCCTATGGCCTGAAGGAAGGCGATGTGGTGGTGTCCATCCATTGCGGTTCGCGCGGGCTCGGGCATCAGATCGGCACCGAATTTCTGCGCAGCATGGCGCTGGCGGCGAAGGAGTACGGCATCGACCTGCCCGACCGGGAACTCGCCTGCGCGCCCATCAACTCCGACATCGGGCGTCGTTACCTGGGCGCAATGCGCGCCGCCATCAATTGTGCGCTGGCCAACCGGCAGGTGATCACCCATCTCGCCCGCGAAGCCTTCGCCGAGCTCTTTCCCGGCGCGCGGCTCGAACTCCTCTACGATGTTTCCCACAACACCTGCAAGGAGGAAGTGCACGAGGTCGAGGGACGCCCGCGCCGGCTTTTCGTTCACCGCAAGGGGGCGACGCGCGCCTTTGGTCCCGGCCGGCCGGATCTGCCGGCGGTGTTCCGCGACGTGGGCCAGCCGGTGTTGATCGGTGGCTCCATGGGCACGGCGTCCTACGTGCTCGCCGGCCGCGAGGAGAGCGAAGCCCACGCCTGGGGTTCCGCCTGCCATGGCGCCGGCCGTTCCATGAGCCGGGTTCAGGCCACCAAACGCTGGAGTGGTCGGCAGATCATCGATGCCCTCGCCGCCCGCGGCATCGAGATTCGCAGTCCGTCCCTGCGCGGCGTGGCGGAGGAGGCGCCCGAGGCCTACAAGGACGTGTCGGCAGTGGTGGAGGCCGCGGATCGGGCGGGGCTTGCGCACAAGGTGGCCAAGCTCGTGCCCCTGGTGTGCATCAAAGGGTAG
- the ntrC gene encoding nitrogen regulation protein NR(I), giving the protein MKAANAVWIIDDDRSIRWVLEKALAREHIDHQSFDSADRALAALEHATPQVVITDIRMPGGSGLDFLREIKARHPNLPVIIMTAYSDLDSAVAAFQGGAFEYLPKPFDVDQAVDLIRRALQESRNGDHASAGEEASPEILGQAPAMQEVFRAIGRLALSHATVLITGESGTGKELVARALHRHSPRRDKPFIALNMAAIPKDLLESELFGHERGAFTGAQTMRRGRFEQADGGTLFLDEIGDMPAELQTRLLRVLADGQFYRVGGHQPIKVNVRVIAATHQNLEERVRQGLFREDLFHRLNVIRLRLPPLRERREDIPLLVRHFLTKSARELGVEPKKISEAALKYLQSLEWTGNVRQLENVCHWLTVMAPGQNIEVADLPPELREEPQEKGPDWVAALETEVTVRLARGETGIMDDLVARFEKACLLTALHHTGGRRIEAAQLLGIGRNTLTRKLQELGLDDRHEEKEAG; this is encoded by the coding sequence ATGAAAGCCGCCAACGCCGTTTGGATCATCGACGATGACCGCTCCATTCGTTGGGTGCTGGAAAAAGCCCTCGCCCGGGAGCACATCGACCACCAGTCCTTCGACAGCGCCGATCGGGCCCTGGCCGCCCTGGAACACGCCACGCCCCAGGTGGTGATCACCGACATCCGCATGCCGGGCGGCTCCGGCCTGGATTTTTTGCGGGAGATCAAGGCGCGGCACCCGAACCTGCCGGTGATCATCATGACCGCCTATTCCGACCTGGACAGCGCGGTGGCCGCCTTCCAGGGTGGCGCCTTCGAATACCTGCCCAAGCCCTTCGACGTGGACCAGGCGGTGGATCTGATCCGCCGCGCGCTGCAGGAATCCCGCAATGGGGATCACGCCAGCGCCGGCGAGGAGGCGAGCCCCGAAATCCTCGGCCAGGCGCCCGCCATGCAGGAAGTCTTCCGTGCCATCGGCCGCCTGGCCCTCTCCCACGCCACGGTGCTCATCACCGGCGAATCGGGCACCGGCAAAGAACTGGTGGCGCGCGCCCTCCACCGCCACAGCCCGCGCCGCGACAAACCCTTCATCGCCCTCAACATGGCGGCGATCCCGAAAGACCTCCTGGAAAGCGAGCTGTTCGGGCATGAACGGGGCGCCTTCACCGGGGCGCAGACCATGCGCCGGGGGCGTTTCGAACAAGCGGACGGCGGCACCCTGTTTCTGGACGAAATCGGCGACATGCCCGCCGAACTGCAGACCCGTCTGCTGCGGGTGCTCGCCGATGGCCAGTTCTACCGCGTGGGCGGCCACCAGCCGATCAAGGTGAACGTGCGGGTGATCGCCGCCACCCACCAGAACCTGGAAGAGCGCGTGCGCCAGGGGCTCTTCCGCGAAGACCTCTTCCACCGTTTGAACGTCATCCGCCTGCGGCTGCCGCCGCTGAGGGAGCGGCGCGAGGACATCCCGCTCCTGGTGCGCCATTTCCTCACAAAGAGCGCCCGCGAGCTGGGCGTGGAACCGAAGAAGATTTCGGAAGCCGCCCTCAAGTATCTGCAATCCCTGGAGTGGACCGGCAACGTGCGGCAACTGGAAAACGTCTGCCATTGGCTGACGGTGATGGCGCCGGGCCAGAACATCGAAGTGGCGGACCTGCCACCGGAGCTGCGTGAGGAACCCCAGGAGAAGGGCCCCGACTGGGTCGCCGCCCTGGAGACGGAAGTGACGGTGCGCCTTGCGCGTGGGGAGACGGGCATCATGGACGACCTGGTGGCGCGCTTCGAGAAAGCTTGTCTTCTGACCGCCCTGCACCATACCGGCGGCCGACGCATCGAGGCCGCCCAGCTTCTGGGCATCGGCCGCAACACGCTCACCCGCAAGCTGCAGGAGCTGGGCCTCGACGACCGTCACGAGGAAAAGGAGGCCGGCTGA
- a CDS encoding PAS domain-containing protein, whose amino-acid sequence MARLLLADSHRMVAPMTPPAPVGLEHLATAVMVLDEALRIRYVNPAAENLFEFSLRTIRGQPLTQIFVETGGLISAMQTALTEGASYTEHDLTLATLAHHYRLNCTLTPLPQPEQALLLEFQPLDKHLKIAREERLYRQQEFNRELLRNLAHEIRNPLGGIRGAAQLLEHELPKAGLREYTQVIIKEADRLQSLLDRMLASNRAPRFTSVNIHEVLERVRSILLAEQPAGLVIKRDYDLSLPELYADPEQLIQVVLNIARNAAQALQAVGQQGEIVFRTRVARRINIGKRAFRLAVELQIIDNGPGIADDIREKIFYPLVTTKPEGSGLGLTIAQTFVAQHQGIIDCESRPGRTCFTVLLPYLQPE is encoded by the coding sequence ATGGCCCGATTGTTGCTAGCCGATTCCCACAGGATGGTTGCCCCGATGACGCCCCCCGCCCCCGTCGGCCTGGAACACCTCGCCACCGCTGTGATGGTGCTGGATGAGGCTTTGCGCATCCGCTACGTCAACCCGGCGGCGGAGAACCTCTTCGAATTCAGTCTGCGCACCATCCGCGGGCAACCCTTGACGCAGATCTTCGTGGAAACCGGAGGCCTCATCTCCGCGATGCAGACAGCCCTCACCGAGGGCGCGAGCTACACGGAGCACGATCTCACCCTTGCCACCCTCGCCCATCATTACCGCTTGAACTGCACCCTCACCCCCCTGCCCCAGCCGGAGCAGGCGCTGCTTCTGGAGTTCCAGCCCCTGGACAAGCACCTGAAGATTGCGCGGGAGGAACGCCTCTACCGGCAACAGGAATTCAACCGCGAGCTTTTGCGCAATCTGGCCCATGAAATCCGCAATCCCCTGGGGGGCATCCGCGGTGCGGCACAGCTTCTGGAGCATGAACTGCCCAAGGCCGGGCTGCGGGAATACACCCAGGTCATCATCAAGGAGGCGGATCGCCTGCAATCCCTCCTCGACCGCATGCTCGCCTCGAACCGGGCGCCCCGTTTCACCTCCGTGAACATCCATGAAGTGCTGGAGCGAGTGCGCAGCATCCTACTTGCGGAACAGCCGGCGGGGCTGGTCATCAAACGGGATTACGATCTCAGCCTGCCGGAGCTTTATGCCGATCCCGAGCAGCTCATCCAAGTGGTGCTCAACATCGCGCGCAACGCGGCGCAGGCCCTGCAGGCCGTGGGTCAGCAGGGCGAGATCGTCTTCCGCACGCGGGTGGCGCGGCGCATCAACATCGGCAAGCGCGCCTTTCGCCTGGCGGTGGAATTGCAGATCATCGACAACGGACCGGGCATTGCCGACGACATCCGGGAGAAAATCTTCTATCCCCTGGTGACCACCAAGCCGGAGGGCTCAGGACTGGGCCTCACCATTGCCCAGACCTTCGTCGCCCAGCACCAGGGCATCATCGACTGTGAGAGCCGCCCGGGCCGCACCTGCTTTACGGTGCTCCTCCCCTACCTTCAGCCGGAATAG
- a CDS encoding DUF4124 domain-containing protein, whose product MKRCLLLPLVLAASLPAQGEIYKFVDENGRVTYTNIPRKGAIKLDIGTAEPPRSRVNAGPGNFPKVDNQTQKKRDDLRRQILEDELANEQRALAEARKALQEGEATRLPEEAANPQKYQERIRRLKETVALHERNIAALRKELALIR is encoded by the coding sequence ATGAAGAGATGCCTGCTCCTGCCCCTGGTCCTTGCAGCGAGCCTGCCGGCCCAGGGAGAGATCTACAAGTTCGTCGATGAAAACGGGCGGGTCACCTACACCAACATCCCCCGCAAGGGCGCCATCAAGCTGGACATCGGCACCGCCGAACCGCCACGCTCCCGCGTCAACGCCGGCCCGGGCAATTTCCCCAAGGTCGACAATCAGACCCAGAAAAAACGCGACGACCTACGGCGCCAGATTCTCGAGGACGAACTCGCCAACGAACAGCGCGCCCTTGCCGAGGCGCGCAAAGCCCTGCAGGAAGGCGAGGCCACCCGTCTGCCGGAAGAGGCGGCCAATCCCCAGAAATACCAGGAACGCATCCGGCGGCTAAAGGAAACGGTGGCCCTGCACGAACGCAACATCGCCGCCCTGCGCAAGGAACTCGCCCTGATCCGCTGA
- a CDS encoding DUF4124 domain-containing protein: MGPLDVEQREAFPPLPSPGFQRAGTIIRLVSGLLGLSLLAMAPAKGEIYKYVDERGHVTYSNKPIKGGQKVELPEISTVPAPKLEPRPPRPSTDERESQREALRQRIAEAEKALAEAKRTYQEEADKPEVFVRPNGTRGRNVAAYEEKMKRLQEEVDRRQKELDQLKAQLADLEGRGQTLSPGPRSSGPR; this comes from the coding sequence ATGGGTCCCCTTGACGTGGAACAACGCGAAGCGTTTCCTCCCCTCCCCTCCCCGGGCTTTCAGCGCGCCGGCACCATCATTCGCCTGGTGAGCGGCCTGCTGGGCCTGAGCCTGTTGGCCATGGCCCCGGCGAAAGGGGAGATTTACAAGTACGTGGATGAAAGAGGCCATGTGACCTACTCCAACAAGCCCATCAAGGGCGGGCAGAAGGTGGAGCTGCCGGAAATCTCCACCGTGCCCGCCCCCAAACTGGAGCCCCGTCCCCCACGCCCCAGCACCGATGAGCGGGAAAGCCAACGGGAGGCCCTGCGGCAGCGCATCGCCGAGGCGGAAAAGGCGCTGGCGGAGGCCAAGCGCACCTATCAGGAGGAGGCGGACAAGCCGGAGGTCTTCGTCCGGCCCAATGGCACGCGGGGACGCAACGTGGCCGCCTATGAGGAAAAAATGAAACGCCTGCAGGAGGAAGTGGATCGCCGACAGAAGGAGCTGGACCAGCTCAAGGCCCAGCTCGCCGACCTGGAAGGCCGCGGCCAGACCCTAAGCCCCGGACCCCGGAGTTCCGGCCCACGATGA
- the glnA gene encoding glutamate--ammonia ligase gives MAVADVMKMIKDNEVRFVDFRFTDTRGKEQHVSVPVSAFSEEKFEAGHPFDGSSIAGWKGIQASDMILMPDPDTARMDPFMEEPTLILTCDVIEPSDMKGYDRDPRSIAKRAEAYLKSTGIGDAAYFGPEPEFFIFDSVTWHDDMSGSAVKIQSEEAAWSSGEQTEAGNIGHRPRVKGGYFPVPPVDSLQDIRSAMCLALEEMGVPVEVHHHEVATAGQCEIGTRFNTLVKRADWTQILKYVVHNVAHQYGKTATFMPKPIVGDNGSGMHVHQSVWKDGQNLFAGNGYAGLSETALYYIGGIIKHARALNAITNPSTNSYKRLVPGFEAPVMLAYSARNRSASIRIPHTASPKARRIEVRFPDPTANPYLAFAAMLMAGLDGIQNKIHPGDPADKNLYDLPPEEEARIPKVCHSLDMALEALDRDREFLTRGGVFSNDFIDAYIELKMEDVTRLRMTTHPIEFDMYYSL, from the coding sequence ATGGCGGTCGCCGATGTCATGAAAATGATCAAGGACAACGAAGTGCGCTTCGTTGACTTCCGCTTCACCGATACGCGGGGCAAGGAACAGCACGTCTCCGTGCCCGTCTCCGCCTTCAGCGAGGAAAAGTTCGAGGCCGGGCATCCCTTCGATGGTTCCTCCATCGCCGGCTGGAAGGGCATCCAGGCCTCCGACATGATCCTCATGCCGGACCCGGACACGGCCAGAATGGACCCCTTCATGGAGGAGCCGACGCTGATTCTCACCTGTGACGTCATCGAACCCTCGGACATGAAGGGCTATGACCGCGATCCCCGCTCCATCGCCAAGCGGGCCGAGGCCTACCTCAAGTCCACCGGCATCGGCGATGCCGCCTATTTCGGCCCCGAACCCGAGTTTTTCATTTTCGATTCGGTGACCTGGCATGACGACATGTCGGGCTCCGCGGTGAAAATCCAGTCCGAAGAGGCCGCCTGGTCCTCCGGTGAGCAAACCGAGGCGGGCAACATCGGCCACCGGCCGAGAGTGAAAGGCGGCTATTTCCCGGTGCCGCCGGTGGATTCCCTGCAGGATATCCGTTCCGCCATGTGCCTTGCCCTGGAGGAAATGGGCGTGCCCGTGGAAGTGCACCATCACGAAGTGGCCACCGCCGGACAATGCGAGATCGGCACCCGCTTCAACACCCTGGTCAAACGGGCGGACTGGACGCAGATCCTCAAATACGTGGTGCACAACGTCGCCCACCAGTACGGCAAGACGGCGACCTTCATGCCCAAGCCCATCGTCGGCGACAACGGCTCCGGCATGCACGTGCACCAGTCGGTGTGGAAGGACGGGCAGAATCTCTTCGCCGGCAACGGCTATGCCGGCCTGTCGGAGACGGCGCTCTACTACATCGGCGGCATCATCAAGCATGCCCGCGCACTGAATGCCATCACCAACCCCTCCACCAACTCCTACAAGCGCCTGGTGCCGGGGTTCGAGGCGCCGGTGATGCTGGCCTATTCGGCAAGGAACCGCTCCGCCTCCATCCGCATCCCCCATACGGCAAGCCCCAAGGCGCGGCGTATCGAGGTGCGTTTCCCCGATCCCACGGCGAACCCCTATCTCGCCTTCGCCGCCATGCTGATGGCCGGCCTCGATGGCATCCAGAACAAGATTCACCCGGGCGACCCGGCGGACAAAAACCTCTACGACCTGCCGCCCGAAGAAGAGGCGCGCATCCCCAAGGTCTGCCACAGCCTGGACATGGCGCTGGAGGCGCTGGATCGCGACCGCGAGTTCCTCACCCGCGGCGGCGTCTTCAGCAACGACTTCATCGATGCCTACATCGAACTCAAGATGGAAGACGTCACCCGCCTGCGCATGACCACCCATCCCATCGAGTTCGACATGTACTATTCCCTGTGA
- a CDS encoding rhodanese-like domain-containing protein: MTSLSEILARAQERARLAHLPYEGALTPVEAWQVLRQAPHARLVDVRSRAEWDLVGTIPGAVQIEWQTYPGWQANPYFLEQLRQAVDRESLVMFICRSGSRSHRAAEAATRAGWLDCYNVLEGFEGDRDKITQQRTVNGWKKAGLPWVQS, encoded by the coding sequence ATGACGAGCTTGAGCGAAATCCTGGCCCGGGCGCAGGAGCGGGCGCGGCTTGCCCACCTGCCCTACGAGGGGGCGCTCACCCCCGTCGAGGCGTGGCAGGTGCTGCGCCAGGCGCCCCATGCCCGTCTGGTGGATGTCCGTTCCCGTGCGGAGTGGGACCTGGTGGGCACCATTCCCGGGGCGGTGCAGATCGAGTGGCAGACTTATCCCGGTTGGCAGGCCAATCCCTATTTCCTGGAACAGCTCCGGCAAGCCGTGGACCGGGAATCCCTGGTGATGTTCATCTGCCGCAGCGGCAGCCGCTCCCACCGCGCCGCCGAGGCGGCCACCCGTGCCGGCTGGCTGGACTGCTACAACGTCCTCGAGGGTTTCGAGGGCGATCGCGACAAAATCACCCAGCAGCGCACCGTCAACGGTTGGAAAAAGGCCGGGCTGCCCTGGGTGCAGAGCTAA
- the aroE gene encoding shikimate dehydrogenase, with protein sequence MPDRYAVFGNPIAHSKSPVIHAAFARQTGQDIVYEARLAPLDGFVAAVEAFRAEGGKGANVTVPFKVEAFHYATEHTERARLAQAVNTLKFDDGRVLGDNTDGVGLVRDITVNLAQPVRGRRVLLLGAGGAARGVLLPLLREEPAGLFIANRTMDKAVELARQFSPFGPVEGGGYDALSGRIFDVVINATSAGLSDALPPLPETVFALDALAYEMMYGKTTPFMAFAKARGARVADGLGMLVEQAAESFFWWRGVRPQTAPVIASLRQE encoded by the coding sequence ATGCCCGACCGTTACGCCGTTTTCGGTAACCCCATTGCCCATAGCAAGTCGCCTGTCATCCACGCCGCTTTCGCCCGGCAGACGGGGCAGGACATCGTCTATGAGGCGCGCCTTGCGCCCCTCGATGGTTTCGTCGCCGCGGTGGAGGCCTTCCGCGCGGAGGGGGGCAAGGGGGCGAACGTCACCGTGCCCTTCAAGGTGGAGGCCTTCCACTACGCGACGGAACACACGGAACGGGCGCGGCTCGCGCAAGCCGTCAACACCCTCAAGTTCGATGACGGTCGGGTGCTGGGGGACAACACCGATGGCGTGGGTCTGGTGCGGGACATCACGGTAAATCTGGCGCAACCCGTGCGGGGCAGGCGCGTGCTGCTCCTGGGCGCGGGGGGCGCGGCGCGGGGGGTGCTCCTGCCCCTTTTGCGGGAGGAGCCGGCGGGACTTTTCATCGCCAACCGCACCATGGACAAGGCCGTGGAGCTTGCGCGGCAGTTTTCCCCCTTCGGGCCCGTCGAAGGGGGCGGCTACGATGCCCTATCCGGCCGGATTTTCGATGTGGTCATCAACGCGACCTCCGCGGGCTTGAGCGATGCGCTGCCGCCGTTGCCGGAAACGGTGTTTGCGCTTGATGCCCTCGCCTACGAGATGATGTACGGGAAAACGACCCCCTTCATGGCCTTTGCCAAGGCAAGGGGCGCGCGGGTGGCGGATGGTCTGGGCATGCTCGTCGAGCAGGCGGCGGAGTCGTTCTTCTGGTGGCGCGGCGTGCGTCCGCAGACGGCGCCGGTCATCGCTTCCCTGCGCCAGGAGTAG